In bacterium, the following proteins share a genomic window:
- a CDS encoding S8 family serine peptidase → MNVLLILLLTLTDVYTKMGNSLREKIQGMKENEKIPVIVFMKQKYDLSKFREDDYDGKRKYMMKTAEESQKPVVDWLKSIGEIENLKQFFVINGFAIKISKSALIELLKRDDVAYAIEDEYRKLIPEKEQNYTKASYPTGSTEVPWDRQIMQADKVWKDLGYEGEGIVVGIMDSGVDVEHPALKDNWRGVAGWYDAVNGKSYPYDDNMHGTACASILAGKYNLGVAPKAMWIAVKILADSGVGTSSQILSGFNWIAGLPDSLKPRIVSNSWGLSDWDDVTFFAACSTWKALGIFPVFAIGNEGSDPTLQSVPGTYPTVLAVGATDQYDQILNYSSRGGAPDLARWNDTDNWYAADWNRHKPDVCAPADPVWAAYPGGDFINDFNGTSSATPHVAGEAALILSKNPDLNLSQLYLTIRNNVQLIQPQHYDFPNDTTGWGRVDAYRAVLNTPVPTKSNVIILDYSIDDRLGNNDGTLQPGERVYLNVRFKNRGIPATSVSASLVFDTIPDFTHYVTYNVRTVSLGSMGRDEVKTASFEITLDANAPIDEHLYFTVKVISNDATRYLFLNVPITAESYPARSDSLKYDNNSPEYNPGNDDEYASYNYFAMRFETAGPCRLDSLRVYFDGTATNETLFVWKHNPYYNAPDTGIYGYALINVNTADAWTKVTLPSPIYITQPGCFWIGIRKNDAYSVPYQDGDGASTVNLATNNRLDPSSWWGRTYWYDFCMRAFVYYTEDITAPQFIEVTSSRLDDSYYGNDDGYIDPGERVSLKVSVKNIGITAQDVVGYLSPIGATADSVQIIKDTAYFGTVYKGEGTNDSDPFIITFTKLSGLSGFDPSFRLILSYKYGLELREQKEDTLIFTLSGPYTTSPGVWYWYPMGTGYGFLFDNYPSGTYYWATYAQFGPGVNDSILVDSVDIYGYNDGNSSSNMYLYLWNHNSSAGTPDGAPFYTSVAISVPRRTSQSYSVELNKKIPSTFWYGQNSSVGATGTGLQPPFWSSPFIGVNYTLVSTSNNTWNSSTILGYVPVPLYMYFKIQHNHPTLSYYTPDNWDSPIVPSNTNSTTLPSILKGDTTVYISGWVALNRSNVPAEVPSNSTLKNIMFLNDYGLAQVTLPGPDNIPAWNYISYQGYVDTIPAGRHSLAYKIDWDNVVPSNIFNKYLRWWGEQYVFAPIGYLNYNTPTWSTYAPHMYTIGSGYTPNVRAFRIKTVPSQWTLVAIKNSKYGASSDSIDLDLKIFEDAPSSPKEGLEHPVAVSSLGPDKIDFVAIWSTSEKDLYPGIYTFGTVRDSFQIITSKSSIGYIVTNGTGILDVTLADGQFAYVENVIFPEGASPTLRVDVPDGNADIALYLFSKKNLPANYANPLQYVAMADANGVGGSESVTYTSPSGDDTTALVVIVKSTTGKAPVTIRFNNIVILPVEENADNFINSLTYTIPTISKPGNSIVVTSPTLLPFCVRLYDVTGREVATLFDGLVNKGKTSIRIPSSLKAGVYYVEVKSGNNREIHRMIVVK, encoded by the coding sequence ATGAACGTATTATTGATACTTCTGCTCACTTTGACTGACGTCTATACAAAGATGGGAAATTCCCTCCGGGAAAAGATCCAGGGGATGAAGGAAAACGAAAAGATTCCTGTTATCGTCTTCATGAAGCAGAAATATGACCTTTCCAAATTCAGAGAGGATGATTACGACGGCAAGAGAAAGTACATGATGAAAACCGCAGAAGAATCACAGAAACCCGTCGTTGACTGGCTGAAATCCATCGGAGAGATAGAAAACTTAAAACAGTTCTTCGTTATAAATGGATTTGCCATTAAAATATCTAAGAGCGCCCTCATCGAACTTTTGAAGAGAGACGATGTAGCCTATGCCATTGAGGACGAGTACAGAAAATTAATACCAGAAAAGGAGCAAAACTACACGAAAGCATCATACCCCACAGGTTCAACGGAAGTTCCTTGGGACAGACAGATAATGCAGGCGGATAAGGTGTGGAAAGACTTAGGATACGAGGGCGAAGGCATAGTAGTAGGAATTATGGACTCAGGAGTAGATGTTGAGCATCCGGCATTAAAGGACAATTGGAGAGGTGTTGCAGGCTGGTATGATGCTGTAAACGGAAAGTCCTACCCTTACGATGACAACATGCATGGAACCGCCTGTGCCAGCATTCTTGCAGGTAAATACAACCTCGGCGTAGCACCGAAAGCAATGTGGATTGCCGTAAAAATTCTTGCCGATAGTGGTGTTGGTACCTCAAGTCAGATTTTATCGGGTTTCAACTGGATTGCAGGTCTACCAGACAGTTTAAAACCGAGGATAGTGTCTAACTCCTGGGGATTATCAGATTGGGATGACGTAACCTTCTTTGCGGCGTGCAGTACCTGGAAGGCACTGGGCATTTTCCCTGTTTTTGCAATAGGAAACGAAGGTTCAGACCCAACATTACAATCTGTCCCCGGTACTTATCCCACGGTACTTGCCGTGGGTGCCACCGACCAGTACGACCAGATTCTTAATTACAGCTCAAGAGGCGGTGCTCCAGATCTTGCAAGGTGGAATGACACAGACAACTGGTATGCAGCGGACTGGAACAGGCACAAACCAGACGTTTGCGCACCCGCTGACCCTGTTTGGGCAGCATACCCCGGAGGAGACTTTATTAACGACTTTAACGGCACTTCTTCCGCTACACCCCATGTAGCCGGAGAAGCAGCACTTATTCTGTCAAAGAACCCGGATCTTAACCTTTCGCAACTTTACCTCACTATTAGAAACAACGTCCAATTAATCCAGCCCCAGCATTACGACTTTCCCAATGATACAACCGGATGGGGTAGAGTTGATGCATACAGGGCGGTTTTGAACACGCCGGTTCCAACGAAATCCAACGTTATAATCCTTGATTATTCCATTGACGATAGATTAGGAAACAACGATGGAACCCTACAGCCGGGTGAAAGGGTTTATCTAAATGTCAGATTCAAAAATAGGGGAATCCCAGCAACCTCTGTAAGCGCCTCTCTCGTCTTTGACACCATACCAGATTTTACCCATTATGTCACATACAACGTTCGAACGGTATCCCTCGGTTCTATGGGAAGGGATGAAGTGAAAACGGCAAGTTTTGAGATAACACTTGACGCCAATGCTCCAATAGATGAACACCTATACTTTACCGTCAAAGTAATTTCAAACGATGCAACAAGATATCTGTTCTTGAACGTTCCCATAACGGCCGAGAGCTACCCTGCCCGGTCGGACAGCCTTAAATATGACAACAACAGCCCCGAATATAATCCTGGAAACGATGATGAATATGCCAGTTACAACTATTTCGCTATGAGATTTGAAACTGCTGGACCATGCAGGTTAGACTCTTTGAGGGTCTACTTTGATGGTACAGCAACCAATGAAACCCTTTTCGTATGGAAACACAATCCATATTACAATGCGCCCGATACGGGAATATACGGATATGCCTTAATAAACGTTAATACTGCAGATGCGTGGACCAAGGTAACCCTCCCCTCCCCCATTTACATCACCCAGCCTGGCTGCTTCTGGATAGGGATTCGGAAAAATGATGCTTACTCAGTACCCTATCAGGATGGAGACGGTGCAAGCACCGTTAATTTAGCAACCAATAATAGGCTTGATCCTTCTTCGTGGTGGGGGAGAACTTATTGGTACGACTTCTGTATGAGGGCCTTTGTCTATTATACAGAGGATATAACTGCACCACAATTTATTGAAGTAACATCCTCACGACTTGATGATAGCTACTATGGAAATGATGATGGCTACATCGACCCAGGTGAAAGGGTCTCTCTCAAAGTTTCAGTCAAAAATATAGGAATCACTGCCCAGGATGTGGTGGGCTATCTCTCACCTATTGGGGCAACTGCCGATAGCGTTCAGATAATCAAAGATACTGCCTATTTCGGCACTGTTTATAAAGGTGAAGGTACAAACGACAGTGACCCATTTATTATAACATTCACGAAATTAAGTGGACTTTCCGGGTTTGACCCATCATTCCGTCTCATCCTTAGCTACAAATACGGACTTGAATTAAGAGAACAAAAGGAAGATACGCTAATCTTCACTCTCTCCGGACCCTACACAACAAGCCCGGGCGTTTGGTATTGGTATCCAATGGGTACTGGATATGGGTTCCTGTTCGACAATTATCCAAGTGGAACCTATTACTGGGCCACTTATGCTCAATTTGGGCCTGGAGTAAACGATTCAATACTAGTGGACAGTGTTGATATTTACGGATACAACGACGGAAACTCGAGCAGTAATATGTACCTTTACCTCTGGAATCATAATTCATCAGCAGGAACTCCCGACGGTGCACCCTTTTACACGAGTGTTGCAATAAGTGTTCCTAGAAGGACAAGTCAATCTTACTCCGTAGAACTAAACAAGAAAATACCTTCGACTTTTTGGTATGGACAAAACTCAAGTGTTGGAGCGACAGGAACTGGTTTACAACCTCCCTTCTGGTCCTCCCCATTTATCGGTGTAAACTATACGTTAGTAAGCACATCAAACAATACGTGGAATAGCTCAACAATTCTTGGTTATGTACCAGTGCCACTCTACATGTACTTCAAAATACAGCATAACCATCCAACCCTCTCCTACTATACCCCCGATAACTGGGATAGCCCGATTGTCCCATCCAACACAAATTCAACCACACTTCCTTCAATCTTAAAGGGTGATACAACGGTGTACATTTCAGGCTGGGTAGCATTAAACAGAAGCAATGTACCGGCCGAAGTGCCTTCTAATAGCACGCTCAAAAACATCATGTTCCTTAACGATTATGGGCTTGCTCAGGTCACACTACCGGGTCCCGATAATATACCTGCATGGAATTACATCTCTTATCAGGGTTATGTAGACACAATACCCGCTGGAAGACACAGCTTGGCATACAAGATTGACTGGGACAATGTAGTGCCCAGCAATATTTTTAACAAGTACTTAAGATGGTGGGGAGAGCAGTATGTATTTGCACCCATCGGCTATCTCAATTACAACACGCCAACCTGGTCCACATATGCGCCACACATGTACACCATCGGCTCGGGATACACACCAAATGTAAGAGCTTTCCGTATCAAAACTGTTCCATCCCAATGGACCCTCGTGGCCATTAAGAACTCTAAATATGGTGCCAGTAGTGACTCTATAGACCTTGACCTCAAGATTTTTGAAGACGCACCTTCATCACCAAAGGAAGGTCTTGAGCACCCCGTAGCAGTCTCCTCCCTTGGCCCTGACAAAATTGATTTCGTAGCCATCTGGTCTACAAGCGAAAAGGACCTCTATCCCGGCATCTACACCTTCGGCACAGTAAGAGACAGCTTCCAGATAATCACATCCAAGTCTTCCATTGGCTATATTGTTACAAATGGCACAGGAATACTGGACGTCACCTTAGCAGACGGCCAGTTTGCCTATGTTGAAAATGTGATATTCCCCGAAGGCGCCAGCCCAACCCTACGGGTTGATGTCCCCGACGGCAACGCAGACATCGCCCTTTACCTCTTCTCAAAGAAAAATCTACCAGCAAATTATGCCAATCCTCTCCAGTACGTGGCAATGGCAGATGCCAATGGCGTTGGAGGAAGTGAGAGTGTTACTTACACTTCCCCGTCAGGTGATGACACCACAGCCCTCGTGGTAATTGTAAAATCTACAACAGGTAAGGCACCCGTAACCATCAGATTCAACAACATTGTCATTCTGCCCGTTGAGGAAAATGCCGATAACTTCATTAACTCCCTAACATACACCATACCAACCATATCAAAACCTGGAAACTCCATTGTAGTGACTTCACCCACCCTCCTACCTTTCTGCGTGAGACTTTACGACGTCACCGGCAGAGAAGTTGCCACCCTCTTTGATGGACTGGTCAACAAGGGCAAGACCTCCATCCGCATACCTTCAAGCCTAAAGGCCGGTGTCTACTATGTGGAAGTGAAATCCGGAAACAATAGAGAAATCCACAGAATGATAGTGGTAAAATAG
- the wecB gene encoding UDP-N-acetylglucosamine 2-epimerase (non-hydrolyzing), with amino-acid sequence MKIVDIVGARPQFIKLAPILKAIEKHNAENPDNKITEVLVHTGQHYDYEMSQIFFDELGLKEPDYHLGVGSGTHAYQTGEILKHTEEVLLKEKPDLVMVYGDTNSTLAGALAAVKLHIPVAHVEAGLRSFNRKMPEEINRILTDHISTLLFCPTVTAVENLKREGIEKGVHLVGDVMYDAVLLYLDLAEKKSNILERLNLEAKSYALATVHRAENTDNNGRLEGILKGLESIAEDGLPVVFPVHPRTRKKIKEAGFTIRKITLIDPVSYLDMLILEKNARVILTDSGGVQKEAFFFRVPCVTLREETEWVETVETGWNTLVGCEPERIVKEVREARRGMESASPYGDGKSAERIVKLLNSTGRE; translated from the coding sequence ATGAAAATTGTTGACATAGTTGGAGCACGCCCCCAATTTATAAAACTTGCCCCGATATTAAAGGCAATTGAGAAACACAACGCAGAAAACCCCGATAATAAAATAACCGAGGTTCTCGTCCACACCGGACAACACTACGACTACGAGATGTCCCAGATCTTTTTTGACGAACTCGGACTCAAAGAACCCGATTATCACCTTGGTGTAGGTTCCGGAACCCACGCCTACCAGACGGGCGAAATCCTGAAACACACTGAGGAGGTTCTCCTTAAGGAAAAGCCAGACCTTGTAATGGTTTACGGTGATACCAATAGCACCCTTGCAGGTGCCCTTGCTGCTGTGAAGTTGCATATTCCGGTTGCACATGTAGAGGCTGGACTGAGAAGTTTCAACAGGAAAATGCCGGAGGAAATAAACCGTATCCTGACCGACCACATTTCCACCTTACTTTTTTGCCCTACTGTAACAGCTGTTGAGAATCTGAAAAGGGAGGGTATTGAAAAAGGAGTTCATCTTGTAGGTGACGTAATGTACGATGCCGTGCTTCTTTACCTGGATCTTGCCGAGAAAAAATCCAATATTTTAGAGCGTCTCAACTTAGAAGCAAAGTCTTACGCGTTGGCAACGGTGCACCGTGCGGAGAACACAGACAACAACGGCAGGCTTGAAGGCATACTTAAGGGATTGGAGAGCATCGCCGAGGATGGGCTTCCTGTGGTCTTTCCTGTACATCCAAGAACGAGAAAGAAGATAAAAGAAGCGGGGTTCACAATAAGGAAAATAACACTAATTGACCCCGTTTCTTACTTAGACATGTTAATTTTAGAGAAGAACGCCAGGGTGATATTAACGGATTCTGGAGGTGTGCAGAAAGAAGCCTTTTTCTTCCGTGTCCCCTGTGTTACGTTGAGGGAGGAGACCGAGTGGGTGGAAACGGTAGAGACGGGATGGAATACTCTGGTGGGGTGTGAGCCGGAGAGGATAGTCAAGGAGGTAAGGGAAGCAAGGAGAGGAATGGAATCAGCCTCGCCATATGGCGATGGAAAGTCCGCTGAAAGAATAGTTAAACTTTTGAATTCAACAGGCAGAGAATGA
- a CDS encoding methyltransferase domain-containing protein codes for MKKRDLDNPHLIRLPKDIEIVIGRTAYILEICQNKRVLHLGCVDEGLTKERLEAGTLLHIQLLSVAKEVYGVDISEEGLNLLRRAGIPNLILGNVEQLDQIPELRGEKFDVILAAEIIEHLNNPGLFLQSAKHLFHENSIMVITTPNAYRITGFGYRLKGLEFVHPDHNYWFSWSTLTSLLSKNGYQIIDARLYSFIDYKHPLIRSLVRKIVKKKPSRPVTAKKAGCTPGTSSLCSEKIIYRIGSRVRGAVEILSRRLLYKLNPFFADGLIFVVKPMAGLKDTER; via the coding sequence ATGAAAAAGAGAGATTTGGATAATCCCCATTTAATAAGGTTACCCAAAGATATCGAAATTGTTATTGGGAGAACGGCTTACATCTTGGAAATATGCCAGAATAAGAGAGTTTTGCACTTAGGCTGCGTTGATGAAGGTTTAACCAAAGAAAGGCTTGAAGCAGGAACTTTGCTGCATATACAATTGTTATCAGTCGCAAAGGAAGTCTATGGGGTGGATATAAGCGAAGAGGGTTTGAACTTACTTCGGCGGGCAGGAATACCTAACCTTATTTTAGGGAATGTGGAGCAGCTAGATCAAATACCAGAACTACGAGGAGAAAAATTCGATGTTATATTAGCTGCAGAGATCATTGAACACCTAAATAATCCGGGGTTATTCCTTCAATCAGCTAAGCACCTCTTTCATGAGAATAGTATAATGGTTATCACAACACCGAACGCATATCGAATTACAGGGTTCGGATACAGATTAAAAGGTTTAGAATTTGTTCATCCAGACCATAATTACTGGTTCTCTTGGAGCACATTGACGTCATTACTGTCAAAGAATGGCTATCAGATCATAGATGCGCGGCTGTACAGCTTTATAGACTACAAGCATCCCTTAATCCGAAGTTTGGTACGGAAGATAGTTAAAAAGAAGCCTTCACGACCAGTGACTGCTAAAAAAGCGGGTTGCACCCCGGGGACTTCTTCTCTATGTAGTGAAAAGATCATATACAGGATTGGATCACGGGTTAGAGGTGCCGTTGAAATATTAAGCCGGCGATTGCTGTATAAATTGAATCCTTTTTTTGCCGATGGCCTGATTTTTGTCGTTAAGCCAATGGCCGGTTTGAAGGATACGGAGAGATAA
- a CDS encoding glycosyltransferase: MCKQSEVEAQKRLKILHIAEWYPSKKNPVAGIFVREHVKATALYNDVAVICNEGVETNIRGLYQIEDNIEDGIRTLRVQYKKSPIPKTTYLIYLWAVFRAFRKLLKDGFRPDIIHAHVYEAGVPAVLIGKLYGLPVIITEHFSGFPRGLVRGIQKLKAKFAFEQADLVCPVSEDLKRHIEFYGIRARFHVVPNVVDTSLFHPAENEDRAQEGDKKHLLLVALLDPIKGIPYLLEALARLKEKRDDFVLDIVGDGPNRAEYEELSYKLGLQNIVRFHGLKTKQEVAEFMRKADVFVLPSEWENLPCVLIEAMASGLPIVATKVGGIPEIVNEKMGFLVLPRDTEALARAIDYMLDHYQDYSTEELFKYARGRFSYEAIGKQLSEIYKVVIADEKERFG, translated from the coding sequence ATGTGCAAACAATCTGAAGTAGAGGCACAAAAGAGACTTAAGATCCTTCATATTGCCGAATGGTATCCTTCTAAAAAAAACCCAGTGGCCGGGATTTTTGTACGAGAGCATGTAAAAGCAACCGCCCTTTACAACGATGTGGCGGTGATATGTAATGAAGGAGTAGAAACGAACATCCGCGGTTTATACCAGATTGAGGACAATATTGAAGATGGCATCCGCACACTAAGAGTGCAATACAAAAAATCACCGATTCCTAAAACTACATACTTAATCTACTTGTGGGCTGTGTTTCGTGCTTTTCGTAAGCTTCTTAAAGACGGATTTCGCCCAGATATTATCCATGCCCATGTCTATGAAGCGGGCGTTCCAGCAGTACTTATAGGAAAACTTTATGGACTTCCAGTGATTATAACAGAGCATTTCAGTGGCTTTCCGCGCGGATTGGTTCGGGGGATTCAGAAATTGAAAGCAAAATTTGCCTTTGAGCAAGCAGATCTTGTATGTCCGGTGAGCGAAGATTTAAAGAGACATATTGAGTTCTACGGGATTCGGGCACGATTTCATGTTGTTCCCAATGTTGTAGATACCTCGCTCTTCCATCCCGCCGAGAATGAAGACCGTGCACAAGAAGGAGACAAGAAGCATTTGCTGCTTGTAGCTCTCCTCGATCCCATAAAGGGTATCCCGTATTTGCTTGAGGCTTTGGCCCGTCTTAAAGAGAAGCGAGATGACTTTGTCCTTGACATCGTCGGTGACGGGCCAAACCGGGCTGAATATGAAGAATTGAGCTATAAGCTTGGATTACAGAATATTGTCCGTTTTCATGGCTTGAAGACCAAACAGGAAGTTGCTGAGTTTATGAGAAAAGCTGACGTGTTTGTGCTACCCAGCGAGTGGGAGAATCTACCATGTGTTTTGATTGAAGCGATGGCATCCGGACTTCCGATAGTCGCTACTAAAGTAGGGGGTATTCCTGAGATTGTCAATGAAAAGATGGGATTTCTAGTCCTTCCTAGGGATACAGAAGCATTGGCTAGAGCCATTGACTACATGCTGGATCACTATCAGGATTATTCTACCGAAGAGCTTTTTAAATATGCCCGCGGGCGATTCAGTTATGAAGCTATAGGCAAGCAACTCAGCGAAATCTATAAGGTGGTGATAGCTGATGAAAAAGAGAGATTTGGATAA